A genomic stretch from Gardnerella leopoldii includes:
- a CDS encoding helix-turn-helix transcriptional regulator, whose protein sequence is MSSVISLGEKIRKARLEAGLTQEELSELLMVSRAAVAKWETNRGLPDIENLKFIASALSVSVDYLLDENNSVDFSITKKPINLNKYCFDGRVSSFKKSKIKEQIVLDEYPDSEINMLTVVKTYNSSSEKIVDNFVGWFSTLLGGLPLFGIYDFSKAVSTLGADQYYLVDKKDKQYFVLITDEYIISRIMGVAFNSKKFRIGDKEFMKVGFLRNK, encoded by the coding sequence ATGAGTAGCGTTATATCTTTGGGAGAAAAAATTAGAAAGGCTCGTCTGGAAGCTGGGTTGACGCAGGAGGAGCTTTCGGAATTATTGATGGTATCTCGTGCTGCTGTAGCAAAATGGGAAACGAATCGGGGTTTGCCGGATATCGAGAATCTGAAATTTATTGCATCTGCTCTAAGCGTGAGCGTTGATTATCTTTTGGATGAGAACAATAGCGTTGATTTTTCTATTACTAAGAAGCCTATTAATCTCAATAAATATTGTTTCGACGGTAGGGTGAGCAGTTTTAAGAAGTCGAAAATTAAAGAGCAGATTGTCTTAGATGAATATCCTGACTCAGAAATCAATATGCTAACTGTTGTTAAAACTTATAACAGTTCATCTGAGAAGATAGTGGATAATTTTGTTGGATGGTTTTCTACTCTCCTTGGAGGATTGCCATTGTTTGGCATATATGATTTCAGTAAAGCTGTCTCCACTCTTGGGGCTGATCAGTATTATTTGGTGGATAAAAAAGATAAGCAGTATTTCGTGCTTATAACTGATGAGTATATTATTAGCAGAATTATGGGAGTGGCGTTTAATAGTAAAAAGTTCCGTATTGGAGATAAGGAATTTATGAAAGTTGGTTTTCTTCGTAATAAGTAG
- a CDS encoding GNAT family N-acetyltransferase codes for MKLIRPDSKYIQGYIEANEEDEIFRPNAERRFRNYDTIIESSYNYEHGINLPENYVRATTFWLIDNEKFIGEINIRHELNSFLINYGGHIGYEIRQSECMKGYGTKMLSMALTYCKETLNLHKVLITCDDDNIGSIKVIENNGGILENKVKNSLSRGNVTTRRYWINI; via the coding sequence ATGAAATTAATTAGACCAGATAGTAAATATATTCAAGGTTATATAGAAGCAAATGAAGAAGATGAAATTTTTAGGCCGAATGCAGAAAGACGTTTTAGAAATTATGACACAATTATAGAGAGTTCTTATAACTATGAACATGGTATAAATCTGCCTGAAAATTATGTTAGAGCTACTACATTTTGGCTGATAGATAATGAAAAATTTATTGGTGAAATTAATATTAGGCATGAATTAAATTCTTTTTTAATTAACTATGGTGGTCACATAGGGTACGAAATTAGGCAATCTGAATGTATGAAGGGTTATGGAACAAAAATGCTTTCTATGGCACTTACATATTGTAAAGAGACTCTGAATCTACATAAAGTTTTGATTACATGTGATGATGACAATATTGGATCGATAAAAGTTATAGAAAATAATGGTGGAATTTTGGAGAACAAAGTGAAAAATAGCTTATCAAGAGGAAATGTTACGACAAGAAGGTATTGGATTAATATATAG
- a CDS encoding recombinase family protein, whose protein sequence is MNKLNRQPSYTLDNVGKITALYCRLSKDDELQGDSNSIINQKSMLKKYAEDNHFNNLMFFVDDGYSGTNFQRPDWLKLTALIDEGKIGTIIVKDMSRLGRDYLQVGMYTEMVFPNADIRFIAINNGVDSNNQSDNDMTPFINIFNEFYAKDTSRKIKAVFKAKGQSGKPLCINPPYGYLKDPEDKNHWIVDEEAASVVREIFRLCVNGYGPSQIANELIKRNIPTPSEHFFSLGIKIPSAKSEIKGVWNQKTISNMLEKQEYLGHTVNFKTRKKSYKCKKTLLNPKEDWLIFKNTHEAIIDQETFDIVQRIRDGRRVRTNLGEMPVLSGMLFCADCGNKLYQVRGKGWSHDKEYFVCATYRKQKGKCSSHQIRNIQIEAILLHELRMITSFAKQHEEEFVGLVMKKSEKELTQKLKSSNRELEQAKARISKLDTIVQHLYEDNLDGKISDERFKSMSESYDKEQAELKSKIESLEAFISKAQEECLNVDSFLKLVRQYTDIQELNAEIIRTFVDKIYVEKSEKVAGTRTKKQTIWIQWNYIGAVDIPLHK, encoded by the coding sequence ATGAATAAACTAAATAGACAGCCTTCTTATACTCTAGATAATGTAGGCAAGATAACGGCACTTTACTGCCGTTTATCCAAAGACGATGAATTACAAGGTGACAGCAATTCCATTATCAATCAAAAGAGCATGCTGAAAAAGTATGCCGAGGATAATCATTTCAACAATCTTATGTTCTTTGTAGACGATGGCTACTCGGGTACTAATTTCCAGCGACCTGATTGGCTTAAATTAACTGCTCTCATTGACGAAGGAAAGATTGGAACCATTATCGTCAAGGACATGTCACGCTTGGGTAGAGATTATCTGCAAGTTGGTATGTATACAGAGATGGTATTCCCTAACGCTGATATTCGCTTTATTGCAATAAATAACGGCGTAGATAGCAATAATCAGTCAGACAACGACATGACACCTTTCATCAACATCTTCAATGAGTTTTATGCTAAAGACACAAGCAGAAAAATAAAAGCTGTGTTTAAAGCAAAAGGACAAAGTGGGAAGCCGCTCTGCATCAATCCTCCTTACGGATATCTTAAGGATCCTGAAGATAAAAATCATTGGATTGTAGATGAAGAAGCTGCCAGTGTAGTGCGTGAAATCTTTAGACTCTGCGTTAATGGGTATGGGCCTAGCCAGATTGCCAATGAGCTAATCAAAAGGAATATTCCAACACCTTCTGAGCATTTTTTCTCTCTTGGTATTAAAATTCCTTCCGCGAAATCGGAGATTAAGGGAGTCTGGAATCAAAAAACTATCTCTAATATGCTTGAAAAGCAAGAATATCTTGGGCATACGGTCAATTTCAAAACAAGAAAGAAATCGTACAAGTGCAAGAAAACATTATTGAATCCCAAAGAAGACTGGCTAATTTTCAAAAACACACACGAAGCAATTATTGACCAGGAAACTTTTGATATTGTTCAACGTATAAGAGATGGTAGACGAGTGCGTACCAATCTTGGAGAGATGCCGGTGTTATCGGGAATGCTATTTTGTGCGGATTGTGGTAACAAGCTTTATCAGGTTCGAGGAAAAGGTTGGAGCCATGATAAAGAATACTTTGTCTGTGCTACATATCGTAAGCAAAAAGGCAAATGCTCATCACATCAAATTAGAAATATTCAGATCGAAGCAATACTGCTTCACGAGCTACGAATGATTACTTCATTTGCCAAACAGCACGAAGAAGAGTTCGTGGGACTTGTGATGAAGAAAAGCGAGAAAGAACTAACCCAAAAGTTAAAGTCCTCTAATAGGGAACTCGAGCAAGCAAAAGCAAGAATTAGCAAACTTGACACAATTGTTCAGCATCTCTATGAAGACAACTTAGACGGTAAAATTTCTGATGAACGATTTAAGAGCATGTCTGAGTCCTACGACAAGGAACAAGCTGAACTGAAAAGCAAGATTGAATCCCTTGAAGCCTTTATTTCTAAAGCGCAAGAGGAATGTCTCAACGTGGATTCTTTCTTGAAATTAGTACGACAATACACAGATATACAAGAACTTAATGCAGAGATCATTCGAACCTTTGTAGATAAGATTTATGTTGAAAAATCTGAAAAGGTAGCAGGTACAAGAACCAAGAAACAAACCATATGGATACAGTGGAATTACATAGGTGCAGTTGATATTCCACTCCATAAGTAA
- a CDS encoding phage major capsid protein, which produces MINRDIEKEMKLASQDYHNTFWNVLRDANGNANNIAGKLRHIHTGAYDLPTSSLAKLEAKLANKSNLRKLCTVVKAHSQSSKLFIYEGTPFTKWMKDYDANIITHMPIKDGFKRIDVTDYTLVNLIRLGTDFTADLDFDIEEFITSELTKQFTLSESEAFINGDGITKPTGILSDTSGAEVAVQAKEISADTIKHLFFSLDSKYRENATWLMNDETALYLQTLKDTTGAYILPDFDGNLMGRPVVIDNAMPSSQKGAKVIAFGDFSNYWIIERHNPTIKVLNEIFSLIDQIGYLSFEYLDGKLVHPEAIKVLQLS; this is translated from the coding sequence ATGATTAACAGAGATATTGAAAAAGAAATGAAACTAGCAAGTCAGGACTACCACAACACGTTTTGGAACGTACTGCGCGACGCAAATGGTAATGCGAACAATATTGCAGGAAAACTGCGCCACATTCATACAGGTGCCTATGATTTGCCGACTTCTTCTCTAGCAAAACTCGAAGCAAAACTTGCAAACAAAAGTAATCTTAGAAAACTGTGTACAGTGGTAAAAGCACACTCGCAATCAAGCAAATTGTTCATCTATGAAGGTACACCGTTCACTAAATGGATGAAAGATTATGATGCGAATATCATTACGCATATGCCTATTAAAGATGGCTTTAAGCGTATTGATGTAACGGATTATACCCTAGTTAACCTTATTCGTTTGGGTACGGATTTTACAGCTGATCTTGACTTTGATATCGAAGAGTTCATCACAAGCGAACTGACAAAGCAATTTACATTGAGTGAGTCGGAAGCTTTTATAAATGGCGATGGGATAACTAAGCCGACAGGAATTTTATCAGATACATCAGGTGCTGAGGTTGCTGTGCAAGCAAAAGAGATTTCCGCAGATACCATCAAACATTTATTCTTCTCGCTAGATAGTAAGTATCGAGAAAATGCCACGTGGCTTATGAATGATGAAACTGCTCTTTATCTTCAAACCTTAAAGGACACTACCGGAGCATACATCCTACCTGATTTTGATGGCAACTTAATGGGCAGACCTGTGGTCATTGACAATGCCATGCCTTCTTCGCAAAAGGGAGCAAAAGTTATCGCCTTTGGTGATTTTTCCAACTATTGGATTATCGAACGCCATAACCCAACCATCAAGGTTCTAAACGAAATATTTTCTCTTATAGACCAGATAGGTTACCTCTCTTTTGAGTATTTGGATGGGAAACTGGTACATCCTGAAGCAATTAAAGTATTGCAACTTTCTTAA
- a CDS encoding phage/plasmid primase, P4 family translates to MDLEKLPKALKNKNIFCSWKYEQQENGRLTKPPYNPITGKKAATDNLSDFTSLDDAMKVKDQYDGIGIKLVDNLLGIDLDHCIDNGIIKDWAKEIIAHFKHAYIEYSPSKHGFHILLLFNGAYDKKSYYIKHGDIEVYSALATNRYLTVTGDVYQEGELLEDDEAIMWLLDTYMKRNINTHEKENNACTRSYLSDTSVIEKAGNAINGAKFTALWHGDISAYPSHSEADAALVSILAFYCGGNKEQIDRLFRKSALFRPKWDEHRGADTYGNTTIQKAVSKCHTFYEPFHNASAEEDFDDLLSKLQELKPDENIRYRNGDLGNGRLFADIFQNILHYVPERKMWFIFDGVRWTCDIGTLKTMELCKDLALSLIRYAGVIKDERTRSMLVEYWNKWSSRRNREIYIKEAQSVYPISMEAFDKNIYLFNCQNGTLDLQHGVFRKHLATDLITKVSPVFYDPKARSERFRQFVDEIMSGDCEKALYLQKSLGYALSGDTRYECMFFLFGESTRNGKGTLMESVLSVMGDYGKAVRAETIALKKNPNSSQPTEDVARLAGVRFANISEPSRGLFLNSAQVKYMTGSDTLNARFLHENSFDFKPQFKLYVNTNYLPVISDMTVFSSDRMQIIPFNRHFEAWEQDKTLKAEFSKKEVQSAILNWLLEGFTHLRDEGFKPPNSVLDAIFSYAHDSDKMAQFAEDVLVKDQSSEIRTAVVYDHYKKWCIDNGCFSENSRNFNQELRKFAEVVRKRPKTGGEKTTLLKGYRLKSEFSDFLSGN, encoded by the coding sequence ATGGATCTAGAGAAACTGCCAAAAGCACTAAAGAACAAGAATATCTTTTGTTCATGGAAGTACGAGCAGCAAGAAAACGGTAGGCTCACTAAGCCGCCTTATAACCCCATAACGGGAAAGAAAGCAGCTACAGACAACTTAAGCGATTTCACCTCGCTTGATGATGCCATGAAAGTAAAAGACCAATACGACGGAATTGGTATAAAGCTTGTTGATAACCTCTTAGGCATCGATTTAGACCACTGCATCGATAATGGCATCATTAAAGACTGGGCAAAAGAGATTATTGCCCATTTCAAGCACGCTTATATCGAATACAGCCCAAGTAAGCATGGCTTTCATATCTTGCTTCTGTTTAACGGCGCATACGATAAAAAGTCTTATTACATCAAGCATGGGGATATTGAGGTTTACAGCGCTCTAGCTACGAATCGCTATCTAACAGTTACGGGCGACGTGTATCAGGAAGGCGAGCTTTTAGAAGACGATGAAGCCATCATGTGGCTTTTAGACACGTACATGAAGCGAAACATAAACACTCATGAAAAAGAAAATAACGCGTGTACAAGGTCATATTTAAGCGATACATCTGTTATTGAAAAAGCTGGCAACGCCATAAATGGAGCTAAATTTACAGCACTTTGGCATGGTGACATTTCGGCTTACCCTTCTCATAGCGAAGCAGATGCCGCGCTTGTGTCTATTCTTGCCTTTTACTGTGGCGGTAACAAGGAGCAAATAGACCGACTTTTTCGTAAGTCTGCTTTATTCCGTCCTAAGTGGGATGAACACCGTGGCGCGGATACTTATGGCAACACAACCATTCAGAAAGCTGTTTCTAAATGTCATACCTTCTATGAGCCTTTCCATAATGCAAGTGCTGAGGAAGACTTTGATGATCTCTTATCTAAATTACAGGAACTAAAGCCTGATGAAAATATACGATATCGCAACGGTGATTTAGGTAATGGCAGATTGTTTGCTGATATTTTCCAAAACATTCTGCACTATGTACCGGAGCGCAAAATGTGGTTCATCTTCGATGGTGTACGTTGGACTTGCGATATTGGAACGCTTAAAACGATGGAACTATGCAAGGATTTAGCTCTTTCTCTTATACGTTATGCTGGTGTCATTAAAGACGAGAGAACCCGTTCCATGCTTGTTGAGTATTGGAACAAATGGAGCAGCCGTCGTAACCGTGAGATTTATATCAAGGAAGCTCAAAGCGTTTACCCCATTTCGATGGAAGCGTTCGATAAGAACATTTATCTATTTAACTGCCAAAACGGAACTTTAGACCTTCAGCACGGTGTATTTCGCAAGCACTTAGCAACAGATCTTATTACCAAAGTATCACCTGTGTTTTATGACCCGAAGGCAAGAAGTGAACGTTTTCGCCAGTTTGTCGATGAAATTATGAGCGGAGATTGTGAGAAAGCCTTGTATCTTCAAAAGTCATTAGGCTATGCGTTAAGCGGTGATACACGCTATGAGTGCATGTTCTTTCTTTTTGGAGAAAGCACAAGAAACGGTAAAGGCACACTCATGGAAAGCGTTCTGTCTGTGATGGGCGATTACGGAAAAGCGGTACGCGCGGAAACCATTGCTCTAAAGAAGAACCCTAATAGCTCACAGCCGACCGAGGATGTAGCACGCCTTGCCGGTGTTCGCTTTGCCAATATATCTGAGCCGAGCCGAGGACTATTCCTTAATTCAGCCCAAGTTAAATACATGACGGGAAGTGATACCTTAAACGCTCGATTCCTGCATGAGAACAGTTTTGACTTTAAACCACAGTTCAAACTGTACGTGAACACCAATTATCTGCCCGTCATCAGCGATATGACAGTGTTTAGTAGCGACCGCATGCAGATTATTCCCTTTAACAGGCATTTTGAAGCGTGGGAACAGGATAAAACCTTAAAGGCGGAGTTTTCTAAAAAAGAGGTGCAAAGTGCCATTTTAAACTGGCTTCTTGAAGGCTTTACCCACCTCCGAGATGAAGGCTTTAAGCCGCCTAATAGCGTTCTTGATGCCATTTTTAGTTATGCCCACGACAGTGACAAGATGGCACAGTTTGCTGAAGATGTACTCGTTAAAGACCAGAGCTCTGAGATTCGAACGGCAGTTGTATACGACCACTACAAGAAGTGGTGCATTGATAACGGCTGTTTTTCTGAGAACAGCAGAAACTTCAATCAGGAATTAAGAAAATTTGCCGAGGTTGTAAGAAAGCGTCCCAAGACAGGCGGAGAAAAAACCACGCTTCTTAAAGGCTACAGGCTTAAAAGTGAGTTTAGCGATTTTTTAAGTGGCAACTAG
- a CDS encoding helix-turn-helix domain-containing protein: MAVSYKKLLHRMIEEDISNQDLMRMSNISANIITKLRTGQYISLEKVEGICTALHCTPNDILEFIAEDEK, translated from the coding sequence ATGGCTGTTAGTTATAAAAAACTATTACATCGCATGATTGAAGAAGATATTTCCAATCAGGACTTAATGAGAATGAGCAATATTTCCGCCAACATTATTACGAAACTACGCACTGGGCAATATATATCACTGGAAAAAGTGGAAGGTATCTGCACAGCTTTACACTGCACGCCCAACGATATTTTGGAATTTATAGCGGAGGATGAAAAGTAA
- a CDS encoding DUF5960 family protein, translated as MANNQKLELTWLGKDKEIKIEPRILVEDKEKSNCKNDPNTENMLIHGDNLLALKALENKYAGNRDHFFIFEVSTVDENPLIYHYTYKKTTIYLAEK; from the coding sequence ATGGCTAATAATCAAAAACTGGAACTTACGTGGCTTGGTAAGGATAAAGAAATCAAAATAGAGCCTAGGATTCTAGTTGAGGATAAAGAAAAATCAAACTGCAAAAATGATCCTAATACAGAAAACATGCTCATACATGGAGATAACCTACTCGCACTAAAAGCGTTAGAAAACAAATATGCAGGTAACCGCGATCACTTCTTCATATTTGAAGTAAGTACCGTAGATGAGAATCCGCTAATCTATCATTATACATATAAGAAAACTACAATATATTTAGCAGAAAAATAG
- the msr(D) gene encoding ABC-F type ribosomal protection protein Msr(D) produces MELILKAKDIRVEFKGRDVLDINELEVYDYDRIGLVGANGAGKSTLLRVLLGELTPPGCKMNRLGELAYIPQLDEVTLQEEKDFALVGKLGVEQLNIQTMSGGEETRLKIAQALSAQVHGILADEPTSHLDREGIDFLIGQLKYFTGALLVISHDRYFLDEIVDKIWELKDGKITEYWGNYSDYLRQKEEERKSQAAEYEQFIAERARLERAAEEKRKQARKIEQKAKGSSKKKSTEDGGRLAHQKSIGSKEKKMYNAAKTLEHRIAALGKVEAPEGIRRIRFRQSKALELHNPYPIVGAEINKVFGDKALFENASFQIPLGAKVALTGGNGIGKTTLIQMILNHEEGISISPKAKIGYFAQNGYKYNSNQNVMEFMQKDCDYNISEIRSVLASMGFKQNDIGKSLSVLSGGEIIKLLLAKMLMGRYNILIMDEPSNFLDIPSLEALEILMKEYTGTIVFITHDKRLLENVADVVYEIRDKKINLKH; encoded by the coding sequence ATGGAATTAATATTAAAAGCAAAAGACATTCGTGTGGAATTCAAAGGACGCGATGTTTTAGATATAAATGAATTAGAAGTATATGATTATGACCGTATTGGTTTAGTAGGAGCAAATGGTGCTGGAAAAAGCACTTTACTCAGGGTACTTTTAGGAGAATTAACTCCCCCAGGATGTAAAATGAATCGTCTGGGTGAACTTGCCTATATTCCCCAGTTGGACGAAGTAACTCTGCAGGAGGAAAAAGATTTTGCACTTGTAGGCAAGCTAGGTGTTGAGCAATTAAATATACAGACTATGAGCGGTGGTGAAGAAACAAGGCTTAAAATAGCACAGGCCTTATCGGCACAGGTTCATGGTATTTTAGCGGATGAACCTACGAGCCATTTAGACCGTGAAGGAATTGATTTTCTAATAGGACAGCTAAAATATTTTACAGGTGCACTGTTAGTTATTAGCCATGACCGCTATTTTCTTGATGAAATAGTAGATAAAATATGGGAACTGAAAGATGGCAAAATCACTGAGTATTGGGGAAACTATTCTGATTATCTTCGTCAGAAAGAGGAAGAACGTAAGAGCCAAGCTGCAGAATACGAACAATTTATTGCGGAACGTGCCCGATTGGAAAGGGCTGCGGAGGAAAAGCGAAAACAGGCTCGTAAAATAGAACAGAAGGCAAAAGGTTCTTCAAAGAAAAAAAGTACTGAAGACGGAGGGCGTTTAGCTCATCAAAAATCAATAGGAAGTAAGGAAAAAAAGATGTATAATGCTGCTAAAACCCTAGAGCACAGGATTGCGGCCTTAGGAAAAGTAGAAGCTCCGGAAGGCATTCGCAGAATTCGTTTCAGGCAAAGTAAAGCATTGGAGCTCCATAATCCATACCCTATAGTCGGTGCAGAAATTAATAAAGTATTTGGGGATAAGGCTCTGTTTGAAAATGCATCTTTTCAAATTCCGTTAGGAGCAAAAGTGGCGTTAACTGGTGGTAATGGAATCGGAAAAACAACTTTAATCCAAATGATCTTAAACCATGAAGAAGGAATTTCTATTTCGCCTAAGGCAAAAATAGGTTACTTTGCACAGAATGGTTACAAGTACAACAGTAATCAGAATGTTATGGAGTTTATGCAGAAGGATTGTGACTACAATATATCAGAAATTCGTTCAGTGCTAGCATCTATGGGGTTCAAACAGAACGATATTGGAAAAAGTTTATCTGTTTTAAGCGGTGGAGAAATTATAAAATTGTTGCTTGCTAAAATGCTCATGGGTAGATATAACATCCTAATAATGGATGAACCCAGTAACTTCCTTGACATACCAAGTTTAGAGGCTTTGGAAATACTAATGAAGGAGTACACCGGAACTATCGTGTTTATCACCCACGATAAACGATTACTCGAAAATGTAGCAGATGTAGTTTATGAAATTAGAGATAAGAAAATAAATCTGAAACATTAA